A region of Moorena producens PAL-8-15-08-1 DNA encodes the following proteins:
- a CDS encoding FG-GAP repeat domain-containing protein has protein sequence MGKIIQAEDILQENLNDPNKDQKRYIFENQTGGVDVIINGEVVKKQGVKIDISGINNIDDVINGTEDPPEGVLTFDWKKEYGLPGKYDIGIAYFDEADGESKLTFKVNGQEVGTYVYDLNLIGNNTERPTAEAKTYVPLEGDNSADTLSNEDNPNPIFKNIDLAPGDQIEISALAHSNGQFPPKEEDVRTFELGRIDEIEFTRAPSVDLFWHNPESAENQTVEFWTLTEQYTEDEQTKLMKDQHFIKDSPQKLVPDNAGLEAYGVIDLGDGNRSPLWRDNVTGAVSVWKMKGSEFEKEIIIDSLPGGPKLDWEIRGTGDVNRDGAEEIFWYNTSTGDIGVWEIDENGLQNAKNITKTNGEKMIEAPNKPWKLVAAGDMDNDGDADAIWQHKQDKTFAYWELEGTVFQKEVELKFDQGDGPWEFRGAYDTYGDGFNDFYFLSGDGETAIWMIDENPLNGNIVREDIVLMDTFEDTNFSFYV, from the coding sequence ATGGGTAAGATTATTCAAGCAGAAGACATTTTACAAGAAAATTTAAACGATCCAAATAAAGATCAAAAAAGATATATTTTTGAGAATCAAACAGGAGGTGTTGATGTTATTATAAACGGTGAAGTTGTCAAAAAACAAGGTGTCAAAATAGACATTAGTGGCATTAACAACATTGACGACGTTATTAATGGAACGGAGGATCCTCCAGAAGGTGTGCTTACCTTTGATTGGAAAAAAGAGTATGGACTGCCTGGTAAGTATGATATTGGTATTGCCTACTTTGACGAAGCGGATGGGGAATCTAAACTGACATTTAAAGTCAACGGACAGGAAGTTGGTACCTATGTTTATGATCTAAACTTAATTGGTAATAATACAGAACGGCCAACAGCTGAGGCAAAGACTTATGTCCCTCTGGAGGGTGACAATTCAGCTGACACTTTAAGTAATGAGGATAATCCAAATCCCATTTTTAAGAACATAGACCTTGCTCCAGGGGATCAAATCGAAATTTCGGCACTGGCACATAGCAATGGTCAATTTCCCCCGAAGGAGGAGGATGTAAGAACTTTCGAGCTAGGGCGAATTGATGAGATTGAATTTACCCGAGCCCCCAGTGTGGATCTGTTCTGGCATAATCCTGAAAGTGCAGAAAATCAAACAGTTGAGTTTTGGACTCTAACTGAGCAATACACTGAGGATGAGCAGACCAAATTAATGAAAGATCAACACTTCATTAAAGATAGTCCGCAGAAGTTGGTACCAGACAACGCTGGATTGGAAGCCTATGGTGTTATAGATTTAGGCGATGGTAACAGGAGTCCTCTGTGGCGTGATAACGTAACCGGTGCTGTTTCGGTTTGGAAGATGAAAGGCTCTGAGTTCGAGAAGGAAATAATTATTGACTCACTACCAGGTGGCCCAAAATTAGATTGGGAAATCCGTGGCACCGGAGATGTTAACCGTGATGGTGCAGAAGAAATTTTCTGGTACAACACATCCACAGGAGACATTGGTGTTTGGGAGATAGATGAAAACGGGCTTCAGAATGCTAAAAATATTACCAAAACCAATGGTGAAAAAATGATAGAAGCACCTAACAAGCCCTGGAAGTTAGTTGCGGCTGGAGACATGGATAACGATGGTGACGCAGATGCTATTTGGCAACATAAGCAGGATAAAACGTTTGCCTACTGGGAGCTTGAGGGTACTGTTTTCCAGAAGGAAGTGGAGCTAAAGTTCGATCAAGGAGACGGTCCTTGGGAATTCCGTGGTGCCTATGACACTTACGGAGATGGTTTTAATGATTTCTACTTCCTTTCCGGAGATGGAGAGACTGCCATCTGGATGATCGACGAAAACCCACTGAATGGTAATATTGTCCGTGAGGATATTGTCCTTATGGATACGTTCGAAGATACTAACTTCTCCTTCTACGTCTAG